TAACTGCCCATCTGTTTGGTACCCAAAGGAGTGAACTGGTTAGTTTTTGATGGACTCTTGGGTCGCCCTGGCAGGGAAGCGAAACACGAATACCTGTTAAACTAGTTGTTTGAAGATCTGTGGGAAATTACGGTCCTAGCGAGCGAAATAGTCAACTCCGGTCTCGTTCCGtcgcaaaaacaaaaacgtcacttcCTTAAGCTCTCTGATGGACGGGGGTGGGATGGGGAGAGGTGAACAGACTTGTTGGATTACACAGCCTTGGTTCAGATGGTGGTTTCGGTTTGTGAGATGTATCTGCAATTTGTGAGTGAGTCGCTCTTGTTTTTTAGTGAAGGTCCTTTGGAGATACAGTAGTGGCCTTCaaacgtttcttttctttttgttcgtTTAGTATATCAGAAATTAAAAGTGAATTTGGAAAGCAGTTACAATTGCAAGCGGGGGAGAGGGGATAGATTTCATGGCAAATTGCGCTTTTTGTGATCAGAAACGAAACCAAAAATTTAAAGGGTTGGTGACGTGATCGCTGACTGTAAAGGGATGATTATGTTTTCATATCTCtccgttttcttcttttcagacGCAAAAAGTTTGTTATCTTCCTTTCAATGCTTTTCTGGTGAAGCCATCGCAAAGAATAGTACACTATAAGTTCCTGCTAGAAAGTAAGTGGATAGTTCTCAAAATATATGCACTTAAATCTTTTAAAACATTCGTCGTTTTCGCATTCAGCTAACTTAGTTACCAGGGCATTGCGGCCACTTTCCTCGTATGTCGTTGAAACAATTGGAAACAAGAATGCATTGACCAATCTATGGTTTTTACGTGACGTAGTGGCGGCAATCAAATTCTCCAGCGATGAAACCCTGATGCGAATATCCTATAACTGAAAACCAATAATTAGTTTggtttcaatccgcagttctaaGTCATGAAATTTATGATTTTCGTCATATATATTGACATATATGTTTCCTCAGGAAATTGCTGTTTATTATGAATTACACACAGTGAAAGAGGTGATGACCCATTTTGAGTAGTATCACGTGCTCATATTCTTTCTCTGAAAATAGCCTTAATCCCATTGTAGGACTTCTAAAGCTTTATCCTAAAGATCATGTTGAACACCAGGACACTCAAGGTGGGTTTAAACTGTTGCTGAAAAGCATCAATCGCTGTCTTATTGCGGTGTCAAGGCCCTGCGGCCAAACGAATGTATCATAGTTGTTCACACCTGCTGGATACAACAATGTTGGATGATTTTGCAGCAATGCGTTGACCTTGTTATGTTAACCTTGCTATGTTGAAATCTGAGTAGATTTAGCCGAGCAGAGTTGCTCCAAGGAGACTACACAGCAAACTAAATCGcagttaataaaaaattaattttggttcTTGGCAAGTCGAGGGGAAAAAAGGCTCAAAGGCCAGGGTAGAGAAGCAACGAACTGAACCCATATGCTGTAGCTTCAAACCCAAAATCGAACCAGAGACATAATTCGTGAAAGGCGAATGCTCAAACCACTGAGCCAACCCAACTACTTGGAAAGAAATGCGGAATTATTGTGATTGTTTTTTCTTCGTTATGGTGTTGATTTGCAAAAAAGATGGTAGCAATTCACATCGGTGCTATTTTTCAACAGTCGTTCGTTTCCATGTTCGTCCTTACGCCCGTTTTTTGAATGCTATCTGTTCGTTTGGTTTTCTAGATGCATTGGGCGAAGTGAATGAAGCAGTCAGAGGTGTCAAGGAAAGCGTTAGGAAGCTGGtaagaaatatttttgcttattgctaaaaaaatacatatttgCCATTCAATTTAGTTTTACTCTTACGCTCGCATGTCTAACTTTAATTTTTGGCAAAGTAAAGTAGTTTTCATTACATCTGAAATCTCAATTTTAAGGCAGTTATTTCTGTTacatgaaataataaaaaagactCAATCTTGCGATTCTAATCGGTGAGTTTTACATTGTTGTGCTATTTCTGTTTTGTAGGAGAACTTTCAGAAGGTAATCGAGCTTGAGAGAGACCTTATTGGTGTCAAAAACCTCGTTCAAGCAGGAAGGGTGAGTGCATAGTTTTAGTCGTCCTTTTTTCTCGAGGTGCTTTAATACTTTACTGTCgacaaaacaactgaaacaagCGCTTTTGTAACATTAGACAAACTAAGCAGAAAAACCCAAAAAAAGGAGGTTTGTGCATTGACTAGTCGGGAGGAACTTGTGGCAAAATAACAACAAACTGATTTGAGTGCCGCTTGAAATAGTAAGAAACTAAGAAAGACTTGATGGCATGGAAGAACTTATGAACGAGTGGCACGTGGTTATGCAACGATACCATTAGGTTGCAAGCAGCGATTGTCAACAAACGTGGTCCTATTTCCATGCTGGCCATCTATTGACTTACGTGCTTCACTTCTCATTAATGTCCACCCCTTCTAATCGGTATCACTCATGATGCAAAAAAGGGAAGTGACGTATATTTTGGCTTTTCGTCCGATTGTCACCTaatttggacagtggcttgAAATCATCGTTAGCCAATGATATGCCAAGTTTCCCTAAGATACCGTTGAGCCCCGCGATGCTAGCCGCAATTGAATTTTGTCTTTCGGATGAGCGACAATGGCGAAGCGAGCGAGGACGACGTATTATAGCGCAGAAGATGTTATGAAGCTTTTTTTGGAAGAAGACGAAAGCGAACTCGACAGTGGCACCAGtgaagaggaggaagctgaATTGGAACATCAGCTTCGAATTTTTGGCGACGAATCGAGGTAAGCGATCGATAAATTCTGTGGTTCGAAGTCGAACTTTTGTTGCGTGTCTCGAGCGAGCACGTGTTCAATTTTCCTTTGGTATTTAAATTTCGGTTAGACTCGCCCGTAGTGTCGGTAATCCCGGTTTTTTCGATGAAGTAAACTGTTTGATATGTGTTTGAATATCTGGCTGTGGAtagttttttgtgaaaatttaaaatttggGATCGCAACGGTTCTCATTTCATTGATTGTTTGACACGCAATGCGACGGTATGCCACTTTTCTTCAGCCCCGCGAATTGAGCAGCTGATTTTTTGTTGCTTATGTAGTTTGACTATTCAAGCGAAGTAAATTCGAGCGAAGTAAATAGCAGGCCGTTGGCAAtgaattatgatttattttGTGCTTATTGAAAGCCTGTGATGTCCTAGTATCATGTTCCACTACATTTCAAAGCTAATCCCTCCCAATTATGCAAGAAAATGTGACTGAACGGTAAATAAATATTTTCGCTCGATTGAAACAAGCTTCATTCGCTCTGTAATAAAACCTCATTGTGTGTGACGTGCTACcgaaaaatgctgtttggatTCCTTCATAGCGTGGCAATCCTATTTCTGGACTTGAAAGAAATTATTACAGTTATGGTTCTATGTTCATGTCAACTTTGTAACGCAATTATTTTCTTATTGTAGCGATGAGGACAACAACATTGGGGATTCACCAGTGGCCGGGTCACATTTTTTGGTCTGTATCAATAACACTTCAACATTTACCACCtctgtaacaacaacaacaacagcaactcctGGCCCGGTTATGGCTACTGTTAGTCCCTCGGTTTCTGTTCCAGTTGCCACCCCAGCCCAGGAGCCTGTTGCTGAGCCTTCCTGTTCCTTATCTAGGGGTTCATTTTACTCAACACGGCATGTTCAGGCTAAAAGGTCTCGCGTTAAAGCCCCCCCAAAAGCCCCCACAACAATGCGCAGGAAAAGCTGTGGCAAAGGTGGTAAGAATGTAAAGGGGAGGGGAAGGAAGGGTAAAGAACCTGCTGCAGCTGCTGCTGTGGGGTCGTACCTCTCTTACAATGATCCAGATGTTAGGAATTCCCTCCCTGCTTTCACCCCTAGTAGAGAACCTGGTATCCACCTTTGGGTTCCAAACCTCAGAAATACAATGGTGAGTGCTCTGGACTTTTTCCAATTGTATTTTACACCAGGGTTGGTGGATGAAATAGTCCAGCATACAAATGCCTATGCTTACATTGAGATAGCAAAGGAAAACAGTAAGAAGCTTGGCTATACAGAATCTGATGGGAGCTGGTGTGACACTAATCCCAATGAGATCCTTAGGCTCATAggtattttgatttattttggtaTGGTTCCTTTGAAAGGGCCTTCAGATTACTATTGGAGCACAGCAACCTTGCTCCACGGCCTCTGGGCGAGATCGTTCTTGCCCAGGTTGCGGTTTAGAGCTCTTATGGCCCTACTGCATGTTGTGGATCCTCTGAACGAGCCAGCTGGTAACAAATTACGTAAGGTTCTAGGATTTATTAATTTCCTAAAGGGGAGATTCAAGGCACTATACCAGCCAAGGCAACATGTCGCCATTGATGAGCGCATGGTCAAGTCCCGGCACAGATCGGGCCTAAGGCAATACATCAGGGATAAGCCAACAAAATGGGGGCTAAAGTACTGGGTGTTGGCAGATAGTTCTAATGCCTATGTAGTTGATTTTAATATTTATGCTGGGAAGACTGAGAAGGGTATAAGTCAACATGGCCTAGGCTATGATGTTGTTCGCAAACTTATGCAGGACTATGAGGGCCAGGGATACCATCTTTTTTGCGACAACTTTTATTCATCCCTCACTCTTGCCCGTGACTTGTATGAAAGGGGAATTCTTTACACAGGTACCATCCTTGAAACTAGGAGAGATTTCCCTGCAAGTTTGAAAGGTGGCAAAGAGTGGGCAAAATCAAAACCCAGGGGGGCTATGCGGTGGGCAAGAGATCCCCCTGTCCTTGCTTTGCAGTGGCTAGACAACAAAGTGGTATCTATGATAAGCACATCTGCCATTGCAAACGACAAGGTTCAGGTCACCCGTAAGGCAAAAGTTGCTGGTGTTTGGGACCCAGATAGAAGAGTTGACCAGCCACAGGTATTTCAAGATTACAATCGCTTCATGAATGCCGTAGATCGATCTGATCAGATCGTGGCAATCCAAAGTGTGCACCGAAAGAGCATGCGATGGTGGAAAGCGGTTTTTTTCGATGCAATTGACACTGCTGTGGTCAAGGCTTTTATCCTCTTCAGAGAACATCGAAGAATGTTTCCTGACACTGAACAACTTCGGCGCCCAGCAACGTATGATCTGAAACAATTTAGGCTGGAACTTGCACGGAACATCATTGATCTTCCCAAATTTGGACCCTCACCCCCTCTATATGTTAATCCACGCAGGGAACTAGTACCCGTAGGGACATTTGATGTGCAACACTGCCCTGTATTTGTTGATGACAGAAGGGATTGTGTGGTTTGTAAGAAAAGGGATGGGGTGCGAAGACTAGTTTTCTCCACGTGCAGTGCTCCTCAGTGTGAGGGGAAGTACATGCATGTCACCAAGGAGAGGAACTGTTTTCAAGTGTTCCACACCAGGCAGTTTCATTTCCCCCAGTGACTTGAGCACTGTCTCCCTGGCTAAGGTTGGGTAAATGTTTTTGGTTTATGTTGTgtttggattaaaaaaaaataataatataattattcatAATTAGTATGAATAGCTTTACTGCCCTTTGGCTATTATGATCAGAtactaatgtttttttttcaaggggGCAGTCTGTCATCTTTCAGGAGATGGCAGGGGTGAGAGGTGGGtgccccattttttttttttttatatcctCAGAACTTCTTCCAAGGAAGCTCATCTGAATCAAGATGAGTTGAAGGTAAGGAAAATTATGTGGATCTTCACCTCCTCAATATGTGCTCTATATATAGGTGCCGTTTCTCCGAAATTTGCTGTATTGCAGCCAAATCAGCAGGATATGTCAACAATACCCTAAGGAACTTGTACACTGCATTTTGTGTGTTTGTGTGGTCCCTTCTTACTCCTGGGTTGATttcaatttggaataataaaaataaattatgcaaatcTATGCATATTTGAAGgagtttttcaaggaaaaattggtttcaGGGAAATAAAATCaagtaaaatgattttttttggaAGCCTTATTTACTACTATGAAGTATGTGTAGACCTTTTCTTCTTCCTACTTTTCTGAGGACATTATAAATTTTCACTCTCTTTTGTGCCTATATTTTAGGATTTCGATTGACTTTTGTaagaaaattctaagaaatcctacttttgttctttttcagccaaatttggaggatgtCTTCTCCATATAGTGAAGAACATTTTACTttgcatcattttctttttaatcaatAGCATCATGTGTAAAACCTCAGTTGAAGTCTATATTGttacttaatttatgcaaatttattctgtatttttatgcaaaaaattaaatgtgaCTGGTTTTAAAGGTCAAGATAACATTTTATTGTAAGCTTATTCTCTaagctttcaaatgaggtatagCTTTCCTATCCTGTACACATAATTTAGGTGgcagaattaaaaaaattaactataGTCAAATTGTGCATTTTTCACTTGGCCACCAGGGTGGGGCAGCTTGCGCTCATTCTCTTGCCCCAATCTAAAGGTCGCTTCTGTACATGCTCAAAACAATTTGTCGGTGCAAGAAAGGTACATAGGTCGTTAAGAACTTATATTCGGTCTCGTTCGCCCTTTCGTTTGTTCGTTCGCCCTTTcgttttgcctttttgtttgcCATTAAGGAATAAAGCGGGCATTTTCTTTAAACTAGTGCATTGTTTTGCGCCTGTGTGGAAGTCGATAATGTACGTTTATCATGTAAAAGTTTGTGGAATACCTGTTGACGAGAGAAAATCCCTCGGTGTTTCGTCGACGGATGGTGCTTGTTGGATGATTATCTATAGGTAGAGGGATTGTTTATTCTTCAAAACCGTCGAGACGCtcccattaaccctttcactcccgaggggttccccatgaCGAGGAAAATCGTCTGGCGtgagacagagtaaaatctacaagtgtcaGGGGCATTAACAGGAGTGAAAAGGTCAACGAGCGTTACTGGTGATGTTGACTAGAGAGAAATCTGGAACATGCCTGTTGGTCGAGAACGAGTTCTATTAATAGGAACaatgttttagtaaaatccaactagtggtctatcatcaatgctgcgttctgattggttgagctataTGTGATAGctcactagtagcgaaaagcgcccgccatatttgtaatgttttggcggtaaaaaaggattgatgtctagctttaacttgtgaaagatgtttggtgtcgatatttttttgaccaactagttggattttatcaaaaaattattcctttcgtcctcatagcctctgagtcaacagCCCAATCGGCCTTCGGCcccatgggctatagacttatAGCCCATTCgcgctcgaggaataattgttaaatatttatccTTTTGTCGTTTATGCGATAACAGAGTTGATAACATAAAATTGTGGACTTGACtgcagtttttttcatttttattctcAATTGATTTTTTAGGAGTTCATAAGAGAAGGATGCTTGCAGAAGATCGATAGAAAAGGACCACAACCTAGAATGTTTTTCATGGTAAGACAAACTCGGAGACGTCCTAaatattgaataattatttggttTATTTAGACCGGTAACTAAAATATTCTTATTGCAATCATGAAATGATCATTTGATCGCAATTGGATGAAGGAAATGCGTTAGTCATTCGTACTTATTCTCGTCCTTGAACCTCAAGAATCTTTTCGACATTCAGCTTTCTAAAATTTTCTGTTCAAGTTTTTATTGCATTTAAGTTATTCAGCATTTAATTGTATCCTCAAACATTCATCTCAATTCAAACTTATTCTTTCGTTGAACGCACAAGCTTTTGGAGAATTGTTCTGCATAAATTTTCGTGCAGTTGTTTAGTTGCAACAGGCCTCACCTGTTCCAGCTTTTAAACTCTTCGCTAACATTGTAAAATTGGAACAAGacggaataatcgcaaaatagtcacagttgcgcaagtgtttattttcaagtgacgtttatCTTGCCGTTGCTGtaatcattgctaaaactccctgtTATTTCTGGAAGTCAAGATctttattttaaataattattcaaggCTTTTACTGCTTTCAGTGTAGCATGTTAGGAACAATACAacatgttgttgttgctgttttcgtGTTGTGGCTGGGAAAGATATCTGCATATTCATGATTAACCTAGAATATGGCATCGTACCTTGTGTATTCATAACGTTCTAATGTGGCGCCATTTGTTCAATTTTAGTTTTCAGATATCCTTCTTTACACTTGCAAAGGATGTACTCATACTAATCAGTTCAGAGTGCGAGGGCAAATCCCGTTGGACGCTGTAACGGTATAAAACTGTTTCTCTTGAATACGAAAATGTCGCAAATGTTGTTCATGGTTTATCAGCAGTGTTAGAAACGCGTGGCTTGGATTGAGAAACTGTCAGTAACTAGACTTGTAAAATAAACGTTAAGCAGAAACTTTCCGTTGTATTGGTTTGCTTTGAAATACTCATATTTACATCGAACAATTTGAGATAGAGATTTGACAAAATATTACACAGCTCTTTTTAATCCTAGTAGGTAATCACAGCAAGCAGGGTTGGTGCGGCGGCAAGAGCACTCACCTTCCACCTGTGtagcctgggttcgattcccagaccCACCGTGACATGTGGTATGAGTTTGTTGGTTGTCTACTCTGCTTGGAGAGgttttttccccgggtactcccgTTTTACCCTCTCAACgaaaaagcaacatttgacttgatttgatttgctgtgtGATTCATTTTGATTCAGTGTAGTCTCCGAAAAAAGTAAGGGAACAATGCTCAGCTAAATCAATTGAggcttaaataaagtgattattgttattatcattatcattattaatattattattattattactattattattcttacGACACGAGCGCCATATAACTCAAGTTAAAGAAAAGCACCTAATCGTTCTTTGTGTCGAGGCAATCTTATAAAACCGGTGTAATCTTGTTTCTCTGCCGATATAAACTGTGGTTCCATTTTTGAGAACTCCTGTTTCTTGTAGCTCGATAATGATGGTCCACAGTTGCATGGTCTCTATTCCTTTGCTGTCATCGCAGAGAAAGAAGAGATGCTTTTGGCTGCCAACTCTGAGGAGGAGAAGTACAAATGGATGGAGGTAAGATTCCAATTAGCTGATGTGCCTCGATGAAAAgtagtgttttgttgttgttgtttttttcggCGTTTGCGCTGTGGATGATACATTTTCGCAAAGATTGAAGAATATAGCTTTgccttaaagaaaagaaaaagcaattctATGAGCATCGAACGCAGGTTTTCGGAAAGCTTGGTACATATCACTGCATTTTCTCTTCTGTCCTTGACGAGACGTAAATCGTAAAATTCCCCGTGTGGTGGTGGGGCTTTCGCTGCAACGCTGCAGAGTCAGAAATGTACTTCATGGATTCACTTTTCTTTACCGGCAGTCATCGTGATTCATTTCAATTCTCATATTTAGTTGAATAATGTAATGAACTGTTTTATTGAATCCTCCATTTTAGGATTTGAAAAGAGCTGTAAAGCAAGCCAAAGATCGGGTAAATGTGGCacattttgttcttgttttgtccTGGAATATACTGGGCACCTGACTAGGGCTGAACAAAATGTATAGCGTAGGATACGTGTTGTAAACCTTCATTTCGCGACTTataattctcaaattcattaataattcatgaagagaaaacggAGAAAATCACTactgtgaaggaggtttggatatgtgatcctaattatcataaaagtcagtgaacttttgctttgaattcctTTAAGAAATaacaatgctttgagaagctatatcgaACACTCGAaatagtgtttcatcagatatccaaacacttcgaagttggttaaaaaaaactgggctgcgcctcgtttcttcaacccacttctctatgtttggatatctgatgaaataaTCTTCCCCGTATTTGATATATTATGTGAACAACTGTATTTACTTTAGGAGAGTTGCGGTGGATGCTCACAGAAAAGACCTGAGTTGGCAAATCGCACACCTAAGTTCGAAGCAGGTCAGTGATTGCTTGCCCTCTTAAGTCTGCCGTAGGACCATTCTGTGCCTGTTTTTGGTTCTGTAAAGCTATCGCAGAGGTCATAAGTGCAAAGCAACATCCTGAATGTTGGAGCGTTCCTCCTTTCtagatcattttaaaaatccACAATAACATTCAGGTAGTTGATTCGTCGCTGAAGGATCAGGAATTGATGGTAGTAAGATTTTCCAAAAGcgtacaaaagaaaaaagacaaaagaaaagaaaagagaaaaaaaaaaacaacaaaaaataaagagacgcgccaacaaacaaacaaacaaacaaagaaaaggaacaaTTAGTGAAGAGGATAACTTCATTGGCTGAAAAGAGACTGGAATTGGTGTAGTGGTTTCAAGACAAAAAGTCGTTGCTATGACATATACAGCatttttaaagttgtttttgattgatttttcttcgcgttttaattaatgaaatttcatatgAACTGCGGATGGGAACATTCTCAAGGTTAATGACCTTTGCAAGAAAGCAAAGAGGTGGAAAATTCAGACCTGATTGGGACTCGAACCCAGACCTCTGCGGTGCCGGCGCAGTGCTTCATTAGTTGAGCTATCACGCCAACTGGTAGCTGGTGATTATGTGGGTCtatgataagcccgtagatCTGCGTTTTAGttagtgaaatttcatttgaagtgCAGATATAAGTAGTTTCATTGTTCATGATCTTCGCAATTATGTCATGTTACTTGTTAGCAGTAGCGTAAGAAAGACCTCAAAAATTCAGTTCTTTCATCACTTAAAACGCATATATCCACTGTCTACTGTCTTATCATTGACCCAGATAATGATCAGCGCCCAGTTGGCGTGGTTGCTCAACTGCCCTCGCGAGGTCAAGGCTCGAGTCCCATTCaggcttgaatttttcaggtctctCTTTTGCTGTTGCTCAAGTAGCATGACATTACTAAGAAGATCATtaacaagtaagctatgattgCTAtgaaattcaggacttcaacggggtttgaactcgtgacctcgcgatactggttcaacgctctgccaactgagctgtgaaggcactgaatttttcagggtcctctacgcaattgcataaattgcattcgtAACCGCGATGATTATAGCTTACTCGATTTCACctccgcagttcaatgtataAAATATCTCATATCATTTCACAAGATCATTAACGTTGACTTTCCTCTTTGTCAAATATAACAGAAAGTTCAATTAATGGAGATTCGCCGTACCCTCAAATTGGGCCAATTGGAAAGGTCTTACCTCAGCTCACTCCTGTGGAAATTATGGGAAGAACAAGCGGAGATGGTTCAGATGACGAAGCTAATTCCAGCCCTATTTCGAgtccaatctcgttcccagagtcttcgttccccttgaccagcgggtcgggttacgagagactctgggataaagcgtttcagcTCGACATTTTATTGGCCAGTaatagagcatgcgcaattgtaccGGAAGTTAGAAAACGATAACTTTGTTCGATTGATGTGGAACTAGGAAACTCTGGGCACGATCTCTTCGAATATGGCGGACAAAACACCGGTGAAGCCTTTGCCTCCAAGTGTTTATAGTGAACAATACCTTTGTAGATGTTGTAATTCCAGTTTTGCCAACAATCCGGTCGATTTGTTTGGACCTAAATCCCTGAGCGAAAACCTTGTAACGAACGTGATAGGCCTAAGTGTTTGTAGAAGTGACTGTCTAGATCTTCCTCGAAAGATTTGTAGAAATTGTTACACCCGGCTGAAGCAATTTTCTGAGTTTAAGGACTAGTGCCAGAAGTCTCGAATCGAACAAGAAAGCTCACTTTATAGACAGAAGAGAGTGAAGATGATGTAAGAAAGTCCTTCTGTGGAAAAACAACGAGAGGCAAAGCGGGGTAAAGCGCGAATCGAAAGCAAATCCAACTCAGCGAGACAAGATATTCAAATGAGGTTTTCACTTATCAACCCGCAAAGAGAAATACCACTGGAGTCTCAAGCAGGTGGCAAGGTTAGAATCCTGCCAAACTCAATTCGGCCTCCTCCAGAACCAAGCCAAGGAatgcaaattttggcaaattctgGCCTTCGCAATCGGGAGGtttgtaaattacagttgcaagattaatgcatggtgttcTCAATGTTCTGACTTTTTATTGCACCGTTGAGTTCAATAAAAGCTGTTGATTTTAGCGCTGTGTTCCTTATTATTACCCCTTCAATCCAAGCTTAAATTTAAGGCTACTACTACCAGCACTACTTCTACTACCACCACTAATGAACCCAATATTTCATAAAGATCTGCAGAGATCCCAGAGGGAAATGGCTTGAGTAAGTATGTTGAGTTTTGTAATTGCATAAGCTCATTGTGAAGTACTGGGAAGTCCTGGATATGTTGCCTCCTTAAGTTGGTAAGAACAGAATGGTTTGTTGAGTTTGTTAATACAGTAATGAATCTATCTGTTGATTAGTAATTTAATAGTAATCAAAATCTGAGAATTAACCACTACATTTACTTGTACTAATTTCTTTTAGGTACTAattcttcataaaataaataGTTGGCCTTTTAGCATGGTTAAGTtgagttatttattataatatattaaaaCTGTGTTTGACACAAGTTTGCTGTAATTTAATATACAGAGATTATGAAAAATACATATGCTGTCAAATGTGTTTGTTGAGTACACATGCCATAGCTATGTACACATCTACccatatattattattattataatacatCTAATGAAGGCGTGTCATCCCAAGCTTTCTATTAGGACAAAGGTTTTATCTC
The sequence above is drawn from the Acropora muricata isolate sample 2 unplaced genomic scaffold, ASM3666990v1 scaffold_716, whole genome shotgun sequence genome and encodes:
- the LOC136906799 gene encoding piggyBac transposable element-derived protein 4-like, which translates into the protein MAKRARTTYYSAEDVMKLFLEEDESELDSGTSEEEEAELEHQLRIFGDESSDEDNNIGDSPVAGSHFLVCINNTSTFTTSVTTTTTATPGPVMATVSPSVSVPVATPAQEPVAEPSCSLSRGSFYSTRHVQAKRSRVKAPPKAPTTMRRKSCGKGGKNVKGRGRKGKEPAAAAAVGSYLSYNDPDVRNSLPAFTPSREPGIHLWVPNLRNTMVSALDFFQLYFTPGLVDEIVQHTNAYAYIEIAKENSKKLGYTESDGSWCDTNPNEILRLIGILIYFGMVPLKGPSDYYWSTATLLHGLWARSFLPRLRFRALMALLHVVDPLNEPAGNKLRKVLGFINFLKGRFKALYQPRQHVAIDERMVKSRHRSGLRQYIRDKPTKWGLKYWVLADSSNAYVVDFNIYAGKTEKGISQHGLGYDVVRKLMQDYEGQGYHLFCDNFYSSLTLARDLYERGILYTGTILETRRDFPASLKGGKEWAKSKPRGAMRWARDPPVLALQWLDNKVVSMISTSAIANDKVQVTRKAKVAGVWDPDRRVDQPQVFQDYNRFMNAVDRSDQIVAIQSVHRKSMRWWKAVFFDAIDTAVVKAFILFREHRRMFPDTEQLRRPATYDLKQFRLELARNIIDLPKFGPSPPLYVNPRRELVPVGTFDVQHCPVFVDDRRDCVVCKKRDGVRRLVFSTCSAPQCEGKYMHVTKERNCFQVFHTRQFHFPQ